One stretch of Paramormyrops kingsleyae isolate MSU_618 chromosome 4, PKINGS_0.4, whole genome shotgun sequence DNA includes these proteins:
- the LOC111845459 gene encoding NLR family CARD domain-containing protein 3-like isoform X2 — translation MRITVKTDFFQAGIRRDRVNRCNSHPHKGDLSSIFKLLEEKAQTFLKDELMKFKRYLDQNDPECSEPQLEEDNDLDSDGQMQKTCGREGALKITLYILRTMEQNDLADMLEKRHLLSHCQHKIKCNLKQKFECVFEGKAKEGQPTLLKEIYTELYITEGGAGGVNDEHEVRQIETASKKRLTEDTTVKCNDIFKPLHGRVTPIRTVLTKGVAGIGKTVSVQKVILDWAEGEANQDIHFIFALPFRDLNLIKDEYSLIDLLHHFVPELKSLESFELYRYKVLLIFDGLDECRLPLDFQNNESWFDVTKKTSLDVLLTNLIKGNLLPSALLWITSRPAAANQIPPECVHQVTEIRGFSDSQKEEYFRKKFSDQSLASRIITHVKSSRSLFIMCHIPVFCWISATVLERLFSETDKGEIPRTLTEMYTHFLIFQASLKNEKYKKNYETKLKEYSKEFLLKLGKLAFDNLEKGNLIFYEQDLIGNNIDVTEASVYSGVCTEVFKEEYGLYQEKVYCFVHLSIQEYLVALYVFLSNSSADLLKTAVDQALKSKNGHLDLYLRFLLGLSTDSSKSLLQKLLGETRPSSHNIMETAQYIKEKIQDNLSAERTINLFHCLNELGDNSLIEEVQRFLSSRSLSAADLSPAQWSALAFVLLMSDKELDVFDLKKYIRSDEGLQRLLPVIKKSRRALLNSCRLTETCCEVLALALRSNSSQLRELDLSDNDLQDSGVKLLSAGLGDSHCTLEILRLSGCRVTQRGCSSLASALWSNPSHLRELDLSYNHPGHSGVKLLSALLEDPSCKLEKLNVDYRGKCRTRPGIQKYSCQLTLDPNTANRHLSLSDGNKKVTGGAKQPYPDHPKRFDYFCQVLCRESLTGRCYWEAEWSGDGAWIGVTYKGIKRKGESDDCGLGVNDKSWSLFCSPDSYSVCHNNKRTVIPIKPSGSCRVGVYLDWAAGTLSFHRVSSDGLTLLYSFTSSFTEPLYPGFYVYYNSPVSLCMLG, via the exons ATGAGGATTACTGTAAAGACTGACTTCTTCCAAGCTGGAATTAGAAG gGACCGAGTGAATAGATGTAATTCACATCCACATAAAGGAGACttatcatccatcttcaag TTACTGGAGGAAAAAGCTCAAACGTttctgaaggatgagctgatgaaattcaaaaggtacctggatcagaatgacccagaatgctctgagcctcagctggaggaggacaatgacctggacagtgatggtcagatgcagaagacctgtggtagagagggagctctgaagatcacactgtacatcctgaggaccatggagcaaaatgatctcgctgacatgctggagaaga GACATCTTCTGTCACATTGTCAGCACAAAATCAAATGTAATCTGAAGcagaaatttgagtgtgtatttgaagggaaagctaaggaaggacagccaacacttctcaaagagatttacacagaactctacataactgaagggggagctggaggagtcaatgatgaacatgaagtgagacagattgaaacagcatccaagaaaaggctaacagaagatactacagtcaagtgcaatgatatatttaagcccttacatgggcgtgtgacacctatcagaactgtactcactaaaggggtggcaggtatcgggaagacagtctctgtgcagaaagttattcttgactgggcagaaggagaagcaaaccaggacattcacttcatatttgctcttcctttccgggacttgaatttgattaaggatgaatacagtctgattgatctgcttcaccactttgtcccagaactgaaatcactTGAATCCTTTGAGCTGTAtaggtacaaagttttgttgatctttgatggtctggatgaatgtcgccttcctctagattttcagaacaatgagagctggtttgatgtaacaaagaaaacgtctctggatgtgctgttgactaacctcatcaaggggaatctgcttccatccgctctcctctggataacctcccggccagcagcagccaatcagatacctcctgagtgtgttcaccaggtgacagagataagAGGGTTCAGTGATTCCCaaaaggaggagtatttcaggaagaaatttagtgatcagagcctggccagcaggattatcacacatgtgaaatcatcaaggagcctcttcatcatgtgccacatacctgtgttctgctggatttcagccactgtccttgaaaggctttttagtgagactgacaagggagaaattccaaggactctgactgaaatgtacacacacttcctgatctttcaggcaagtttaaaaaatgagaagtataagaaaaactatgaaaccaagcttaaggaatacagcaaggaattccttttaaaacttggtaaactggcttttgacaaccttgagaaaggcaatctcatattttatgagcaagatctgatAGGGAATAATATTGACgtcactgaagcttcagtttactctggagtttgcacagaagtctttaaggaggaatatggattgtatcaggagaaggtgtactgctttgtgcatctgagcatccaggagtatctcgttgctttatatgtgtttctgtcaaactcatcagctgacctgctgaagactgcagtagatcaggcattaaagagcaagaatggacacttggacctctacctccgcttcctccttggcctctcaacagactccagtaaatCTCTGTTACAAAAACTACTGGGAGAGACAAGACCCAGCTCACATAACATTATGGAAACAGCCCAGtacatcaaggagaaaatacaggataatttatctgcagaaaggaccatcaacctgttccactgtctgaatgaactgggtgacaattctttaatagaggaagtacaaagattCCTGAGTTCAAGAAGCCTTTCAGCagcagacctctcacctgcacagtggtcagctctggcctttgtgttactgatgtcagataaggagctggatgtgtttgatctgaagaaatacatcagatcagatgaaggtcttcagaggctgctgcctgtgatcaagAAATCTAGGAGAGCTCT CCTGAACAGCTGTagactcacagagacatgctgtgaagtgttggctttagctctcagatcaaactcctctcagctgagagagctggacctgagtgacaatgacctgcaggattcaggggtgaagctgctctctgctggactgggggattcacactgtacactggagatactgag gctgtcaggctgtagagtcacacagagaggctgttcttccctggcttcagctctgtgGTCAAACCCCtctcacctgagagagctggacctgagctacaatcacccaggacactcaggagtgaagctgctctctgctttactggaggatcccagctgtaaactggagaaactgaa TGTGGACTACAGAGGaaagtgcaggaccagaccagggatCCAGAAAT actcctgccagctgacgctggaccccaacacagcaaacagacacctGTCTCTGTCTGATGGGAACAAAAAGGTGACAGGGGGGGCAAaacagccatatcctgatcatccaaaAAGATTTGACTACTTCtgccaagttctgtgcagagagagtctgactggtcgctgttactgggaggctgagtggagtggagatggagcttggataggagtgacttataaaggaatcaagaGGAAAGGAGAGAGTGATGACTGTGGGCTTGGAgtcaatgacaagtcatggagtctgttctgctctcctgacagttactctgtctgtcacaataataaacggactgtcatacccataaagccctcaggctcctgcagagtaggagtgtatctggactgggcggctggtactctgtctttccacagagtctcctctgatggactgaccctcctgtacagcttcacgtcctcattcactgaacccctctatccagggttttatgtttattataaCTCCccagtgtccctgtgcatgctgggatag
- the LOC111845459 gene encoding NLR family CARD domain-containing protein 3-like isoform X1: MGGAASEMTPPVECKTKRTESVLMERAGSPVPSCVSMKSDRSMDPPMSFREGPFPTGQRDRVNRCNSHPHKGDLSSIFKLLEEKAQTFLKDELMKFKRYLDQNDPECSEPQLEEDNDLDSDGQMQKTCGREGALKITLYILRTMEQNDLADMLEKRHLLSHCQHKIKCNLKQKFECVFEGKAKEGQPTLLKEIYTELYITEGGAGGVNDEHEVRQIETASKKRLTEDTTVKCNDIFKPLHGRVTPIRTVLTKGVAGIGKTVSVQKVILDWAEGEANQDIHFIFALPFRDLNLIKDEYSLIDLLHHFVPELKSLESFELYRYKVLLIFDGLDECRLPLDFQNNESWFDVTKKTSLDVLLTNLIKGNLLPSALLWITSRPAAANQIPPECVHQVTEIRGFSDSQKEEYFRKKFSDQSLASRIITHVKSSRSLFIMCHIPVFCWISATVLERLFSETDKGEIPRTLTEMYTHFLIFQASLKNEKYKKNYETKLKEYSKEFLLKLGKLAFDNLEKGNLIFYEQDLIGNNIDVTEASVYSGVCTEVFKEEYGLYQEKVYCFVHLSIQEYLVALYVFLSNSSADLLKTAVDQALKSKNGHLDLYLRFLLGLSTDSSKSLLQKLLGETRPSSHNIMETAQYIKEKIQDNLSAERTINLFHCLNELGDNSLIEEVQRFLSSRSLSAADLSPAQWSALAFVLLMSDKELDVFDLKKYIRSDEGLQRLLPVIKKSRRALLNSCRLTETCCEVLALALRSNSSQLRELDLSDNDLQDSGVKLLSAGLGDSHCTLEILRLSGCRVTQRGCSSLASALWSNPSHLRELDLSYNHPGHSGVKLLSALLEDPSCKLEKLNVDYRGKCRTRPGIQKYSCQLTLDPNTANRHLSLSDGNKKVTGGAKQPYPDHPKRFDYFCQVLCRESLTGRCYWEAEWSGDGAWIGVTYKGIKRKGESDDCGLGVNDKSWSLFCSPDSYSVCHNNKRTVIPIKPSGSCRVGVYLDWAAGTLSFHRVSSDGLTLLYSFTSSFTEPLYPGFYVYYNSPVSLCMLG, from the exons ATGGGgggagctgcttctgaaatgaccccccctgtggagtgtaaaacaaagagaactgagag tgtcctgatggagagagcaggctcacctgtacccagctgtgtttccatgaagagtgacaggtCAATGGACCCACCAATGAGCTTCAgagagggaccttttcctacaggtcaaag gGACCGAGTGAATAGATGTAATTCACATCCACATAAAGGAGACttatcatccatcttcaag TTACTGGAGGAAAAAGCTCAAACGTttctgaaggatgagctgatgaaattcaaaaggtacctggatcagaatgacccagaatgctctgagcctcagctggaggaggacaatgacctggacagtgatggtcagatgcagaagacctgtggtagagagggagctctgaagatcacactgtacatcctgaggaccatggagcaaaatgatctcgctgacatgctggagaaga GACATCTTCTGTCACATTGTCAGCACAAAATCAAATGTAATCTGAAGcagaaatttgagtgtgtatttgaagggaaagctaaggaaggacagccaacacttctcaaagagatttacacagaactctacataactgaagggggagctggaggagtcaatgatgaacatgaagtgagacagattgaaacagcatccaagaaaaggctaacagaagatactacagtcaagtgcaatgatatatttaagcccttacatgggcgtgtgacacctatcagaactgtactcactaaaggggtggcaggtatcgggaagacagtctctgtgcagaaagttattcttgactgggcagaaggagaagcaaaccaggacattcacttcatatttgctcttcctttccgggacttgaatttgattaaggatgaatacagtctgattgatctgcttcaccactttgtcccagaactgaaatcactTGAATCCTTTGAGCTGTAtaggtacaaagttttgttgatctttgatggtctggatgaatgtcgccttcctctagattttcagaacaatgagagctggtttgatgtaacaaagaaaacgtctctggatgtgctgttgactaacctcatcaaggggaatctgcttccatccgctctcctctggataacctcccggccagcagcagccaatcagatacctcctgagtgtgttcaccaggtgacagagataagAGGGTTCAGTGATTCCCaaaaggaggagtatttcaggaagaaatttagtgatcagagcctggccagcaggattatcacacatgtgaaatcatcaaggagcctcttcatcatgtgccacatacctgtgttctgctggatttcagccactgtccttgaaaggctttttagtgagactgacaagggagaaattccaaggactctgactgaaatgtacacacacttcctgatctttcaggcaagtttaaaaaatgagaagtataagaaaaactatgaaaccaagcttaaggaatacagcaaggaattccttttaaaacttggtaaactggcttttgacaaccttgagaaaggcaatctcatattttatgagcaagatctgatAGGGAATAATATTGACgtcactgaagcttcagtttactctggagtttgcacagaagtctttaaggaggaatatggattgtatcaggagaaggtgtactgctttgtgcatctgagcatccaggagtatctcgttgctttatatgtgtttctgtcaaactcatcagctgacctgctgaagactgcagtagatcaggcattaaagagcaagaatggacacttggacctctacctccgcttcctccttggcctctcaacagactccagtaaatCTCTGTTACAAAAACTACTGGGAGAGACAAGACCCAGCTCACATAACATTATGGAAACAGCCCAGtacatcaaggagaaaatacaggataatttatctgcagaaaggaccatcaacctgttccactgtctgaatgaactgggtgacaattctttaatagaggaagtacaaagattCCTGAGTTCAAGAAGCCTTTCAGCagcagacctctcacctgcacagtggtcagctctggcctttgtgttactgatgtcagataaggagctggatgtgtttgatctgaagaaatacatcagatcagatgaaggtcttcagaggctgctgcctgtgatcaagAAATCTAGGAGAGCTCT CCTGAACAGCTGTagactcacagagacatgctgtgaagtgttggctttagctctcagatcaaactcctctcagctgagagagctggacctgagtgacaatgacctgcaggattcaggggtgaagctgctctctgctggactgggggattcacactgtacactggagatactgag gctgtcaggctgtagagtcacacagagaggctgttcttccctggcttcagctctgtgGTCAAACCCCtctcacctgagagagctggacctgagctacaatcacccaggacactcaggagtgaagctgctctctgctttactggaggatcccagctgtaaactggagaaactgaa TGTGGACTACAGAGGaaagtgcaggaccagaccagggatCCAGAAAT actcctgccagctgacgctggaccccaacacagcaaacagacacctGTCTCTGTCTGATGGGAACAAAAAGGTGACAGGGGGGGCAAaacagccatatcctgatcatccaaaAAGATTTGACTACTTCtgccaagttctgtgcagagagagtctgactggtcgctgttactgggaggctgagtggagtggagatggagcttggataggagtgacttataaaggaatcaagaGGAAAGGAGAGAGTGATGACTGTGGGCTTGGAgtcaatgacaagtcatggagtctgttctgctctcctgacagttactctgtctgtcacaataataaacggactgtcatacccataaagccctcaggctcctgcagagtaggagtgtatctggactgggcggctggtactctgtctttccacagagtctcctctgatggactgaccctcctgtacagcttcacgtcctcattcactgaacccctctatccagggttttatgtttattataaCTCCccagtgtccctgtgcatgctgggatag